Genomic DNA from Solanum pennellii chromosome 3, SPENNV200:
tttaataaatatttattttaatattgatcCTATTTTTTAGAAGTTGCCTTTTTTCATGTCCAATTTGTTAGCGTGATAAGTCTTGAAATTAGAGAGCTTAAATCCTAATTTTTTAGAAggtatatttttcaaatctatTTTGTTTGTAGTTTAGGTCTTGAACATAATTTATTAGAAGGTACATTTTTTAAATCTAGTTTGTTAGTAGTTTAGGTCTTGAGCCTAATTTATTAAAAGGTACATGTTTcaaatctatatttttatagtatTATAGGTCTTAAAATGATGAGTATACaccatatttttaaaagaacaCTTTTTCATGTCTATTTTGTTGATATGGTAGGTCCTAAAATTACATAATCTAAATGCTAAATCCTATGTTTTTAGAATTAAGTAAAATTTTTCATAAGTCTATTTTATTAATAGTTTAGGTCTTGAAATTACAAGACTTGAACCCTATTTTTTCTTAGAAGAGGCAGTTTCTCAAATTTGTTTTGTTAGTGTTGTAAGTCTTAAAATTACAAGGcataaaatattactttttagaAGATACAATACTATTTAGTAGTTTGATCTCGTAAGTTATGGATTAGAACCTTATTTTTTTAGAAGACACAATTTTTCCAAGTTAGTTTGATACGATAAATCTTAAAATTACGAGAcgtaaaatattaatttttgtagaaGGTGCAATATTTCAAATCTCTTTCATTTAATTTGTAGTTTAGATCTCAAAGTTACAATATCAAAATCCCAACTTTTTTTAGAAGGTATATATATTCCAAGTCTTTTCGATTAGTATTTAGTAGTTTAGATCTtgaaattacaaaatttaaattttactattttagaaGGGACTTTCCAAAtctattttattagttattatatatAAGTAGATCTTAAaattacaagacataaaattacCTAATCTTTTTAAAAGGGCATTTCAAGCCATTTTTGTTAATATGGTATTGGTTTAAAGTTTATGGTTATGCTTTAGGCACAGTGTAATTATATcttaaatttgttaagtttgaaatttattGTTAGTTAATGATTATCAACCCTTAACTTATACTACtaacaattaatttttcatCCTAAAACCTATTATAACAATCTTTTAgctacttaattttttttaaactaaattaaCATTAcgaaaaaaaactattttgacACATTAACATTATGAAATTAGCTAAACAACAATTTCATAATTAgataaataataaactaataacaAACAATTAGCATTTATTAATGAACACCAAGTATCTAAGTGATTTTAAGGATTTTTATAGCACGCACTAAATTAGTGTGTTATGTGACTTCATCAATCAATTAAGGTGTGGTTCgatcataaaaattatttagcaTACTAATTCAATGCgttatagataaaaaaaatgaaaaatttcagTAAATCCCCTCCAAATTAAGAAGAATGTGCTGATTAACATCTTGTGCAaccttaatttttttgtaagttcACCTTGATTCCTTCTTAATTTCAGTAAACAAAACCAACAATATAGCTTCTCGATGAATCTTTGAGAACACTACTGGTGATTTCAAATAATCTATATGCATAATGGACATGCTTTATGTCCACGATCTATCCTAAAAATTTGTCTAACttctcaaattttatttgtattacataaactggaatataaaaaataacatatattgaaTTCGAATGAACACAAACTTCTATATCTAAATGTGTGTAGATATACTGAGACGTAATGATAAATTATAacgtatttaatttttatagaaTCGAGCAAAATTCAAGGTGAATTTGAATTGATATGATTATAAAATGATGCTTTATGCTCATAGCGCCCACCTACAtgcaattatttttatcttctaCGTGTAtgattaaatttttagaaaGTTAATTATGTGTGTTTATCTTAGAGAAGAGTTGAGATTTTTAATTAGGTTAATGAGGtgagaataaatatttttcaatagtagccaaagtaatttaattttcagaagttcaaaataatagtttttcctaaaatatgTTCTATTTGGATGCATTAAAGAGTATCTCAGatatattataacataaattgGATACATAAAATGTAGCTCGAAAATAATAGTTtggatacattaatatatatgtagTTCGAATATATTACAAACATTATgagagaaataagagatttagaaatataagaaatattgaaaacaaaagaaacataAGACGTATatttgagtaatttttttttaaaaaaaaaaactttgccTAGATGCGTGGCTATTACTTTTTCTTACTAGTTAgttatatttgatatttctaTCAACGAATCAGAGTGGCGCAGCGGAAGCGTGGTGGGCCCATAACCCACAGGTCCCAGGATCGAAACCTGGCTCTGATAGATGAGAAGGCTTCCGGCGTTGCAATTTTTTTGATCCAAATTTGTATCCTTTTACGATGTCGTTTAGTTGTTGCCGAAAAAAAACAGATGAGATATTACTATAACGAGAAGATGGAAAGTAAACCCTAGCCTCAGAAACTTCAAAATTCCACAAAATCTCGCGATAAATCAAACAGatctctctctcttctcttttctgCAACTTCCGTCTTACCGTTGATAATTCGTTTCTCCATGTAAGTTTTccctcttatttctctctctctatttctGTTTTCCCTCTCTTTAGATTTCTGTTTCGCTGTTCAAAAAATGGTAGAAATCGAGACTGTACACTATAGCACTTCCTCATTTCAGCTTGCGAGTTCATCATCAATGGTGACTACAAATTAttgtttcatcttttatttggaAATTGAACTACTACCAGATGAAGTTTTAATGGTGATTGTTCAGAAATTAACAGTTTGAAATTGATTTAGTTTACTAATTTATGCTGTATCTTCTCTTTGATTTTTACCCGAAACGCTGTTATTTGTTTAGGTTTGTGTAGCATCAGTCTACTGCGAAGCGAATCCCTCCATAACATAACTAGTAAGTCACTGAACTTCCTTTTGTTATTTCGATTTGAAAAAAACTCTAGAATTATTGTTTAGTTAATTTGGAGTGAGCTTCGTGAGTTATTACTCCAGTTCATTTGGGACTTATTTTATGGCTTTCATGATTCCTGATTATTCTTTTTGTTACAATGTTGTACCTGACTTATTTTATAGGTCTGTGTTCTCTTTTGTTTGTCCCGACTTGGGAAGAGAATGAAGCATGATTACAAACTTCAGATAAGCTCAGTAATAAAATTGATTAGTATGATGAAATCTGCAAAAAGCATAATCATTAACTCTAGATTGCTGTTTGGATAAATATGTTGCTTGCATCAAGTTTTTAGCTCTATCCATTGATCTTCTAATGGTAGTTAAGTCTAAATAGAACCTGgttttaattttagaattttgaatgGACAACACTTTAgcttccttctttctttttacaAGGATTCAAATTGATTTATGGAGTTTTAATTTGCTCGTGctgtttttccaatttaaatgcTGGCAGTTTTAATACAATGACGATCATTTATAGTTGAGGTTTTCAAAAGTATCTTGGTATATGATCGAAGAAGCCTATCCGTACACATCACTTTTAGCTTTGCTAGTTAATCGAGATACACTATTGTTGCATGAGTTGAAGATGATCGGCATATTAGGTAGCATTTGTTTGGGGCTTATCATTGAAACCTAAGATAATATATACCTACCTTAGTCGCATATTGACACTTGATCATATCATTGTATTAATTTCAAATCATTAAAGAGATTTCCAGAATGACTGTTATGTTTCATTATTGTGCACTGTGTTATAGAATCTTCTTTATCCTAAGAGgggaaagaaaacaaaaagaataaagaaaagcCCATCTTGGCTGATtcagaaatttattttttgagcaGATAGTCAGACAATTTTCTAACAGATTTTTTACCGACAGTGGTTCGAGAAAAAGACGTCTGTTGGGAATATGCTGAGAAGTTagacgggaataaagtgaggTGTAAATTCTGTCTTAGAATTCTAAATGGTGGCATTAGTAGGTTAAAACACCACTTATCCAGACTTCCCAGTAAAGGTGTGAATCCATGTACTAAGGTCAGGGATGATGTTACTGACAGGGTAAGGGATATAATAGGATCAAAGGAACCTCCTAGTACTAAAAAACATAAGCTCATTGAGACAAAAGCTCTTGCAAATATCTCTCCGGAAAAACCGCTTTTATCTGTGGAGCCAATAACTCCAATTGCAAGAATTTTTCCACCAATTGGGCAGGCTATTTCTTCATCTGGAAATAACCAAGAAAATGCTGAGAGGAGTATTGCATTGTTCTTTTTTGAGAACAAAATTGACTTTGGTGTAGCAAGATCTTCCTCTTACCATCAAATGATTGAGGCAGTAGGGAAGTGTGGCAGTGGGTTTATAGGTCCTTCTCCTGAAACCCTGAAAGCGACATGGTTGGAGAGGATCAAGTCTGAAGTAAGTTTACAGTCAAAAGATGTTGAGAAAGAGTGGGCTATGACAGGTTGCACTTTGATTGCAGAAACATGGACGGACAACAAAATGAAAGCGCTGATCAATTTCTTGGTTTCGTCGCCCTCCAGGACTTTTTTCTACAAATCAGTAGACGCATCTTCATATTTTAAGAATCTGAAATGCCTCTCTGAGTTGTTTGATTCAATCATACAAGATTTTGGACCAGAGAATGTTGTACAGGTAATTGTGGATAATACACTTCACTGCACTGGTATAGTGAACCATATTTTGCAGAACTATGGGAATGTTTTTGTGTCCCCTTGTGCTTCACAGTGTATAAATGCAATCTTAGACGAGTTTTCAAAATTAGATTGGGTAAATAGATGCATTTTACAGGCACAAtcaatctcaaaatttatatacaacaATTCCCCATTGCTTGATCTCATGAAAAAGTTCACTGGAGGACAAGAGATCATTAAGACTGGTATCACAAAGTCTGTATCAAACTTTCTCTCCTTGCAATGTCTATTGAAGCATAGGTCAAGAttgaaagttatttttaacAGTCCAGAGCTTGCTGCCAATTCTGCTTATACAAACAAATCGCAAAGTGTTAATTGTATCACAGTTCTGGATGACAATGACTTTTGGAGGACAGCTGAAGAGTGTGTTGCTGTTTCTGAACCCTTTCTCAAAGTTATGAGAGAGGTTTCTGGAGGAAAGCCAGCTGTGGGCACTATATATGAACTACTGACCAGAGCAAAGGAATCTATAAGGACATACTATATTATGGATGAAATAAAGTGCAACACATTTTTAGATATAGTGGATAAGAACTGGAAGAACAACCTCCACTCTCCTCTGCATTCGGCAGCTGCCTTTTTGAATCCTGGCATCCAATATAACCCAGAAGTCAAGTTTCTTGGGTCaataaaagaagattttttCAGAGTGCTGGAGAAGCTGCTACCAACTCCTGAACTGAGGCGAGATATCACTACTCAAATCCTTTTATATACACGGGCATCTGGGATGTTTGGTTGTAATCTGGCGAAGGAAGCAATTGATACTGTTCCTCCAGGTATACTTGAAGCTTTACATTTTTGCATTCCATTTACATAATTCTACAAACTTAAAGCAAACGGtttattcttctttcttctccttGAGATAGTAGTAAGGCTGACCAGCATCTTCTACATTAAAGATATCATAGGTCATGTTTATGTTCCTGGTGTCACACCCCTCTTACACATCCATCTGTTCGTCTCCTTGTCAAGACCTACCTGAAAGTAAGACCATTTTCTCGCAGTTTTTGCTGACGAGATGAGGCGAGACCTGAACTGTTGACGAGTTAAGTTGTCCTTGGATCGTAGCTTCTATATGAGTTCTTTCCTCTGCAAATTCTGCTTGTTGTTCTTCTATTGGTGCCCTAGCATGCTCCAGGTCTATCTCAGGGTCTGAATGGTGTTTCTCTCCATATTTAGCCATGCTTGCTTATTTGTCATCTCCACCCCGGCTTTCTGGTCTATGCCCCCCCTTCACGAATCCTTCGGGCGTTGATTCTAGGGGAGCttgattatgaaattatgtTAAGTACCAGCGGTCCACTTCACCTCAGTCACGGCCGGCCACCATATTGTGAAAACCTGAGAGCAAACATTTAGCCCAAACTTTAAGGGTTTTCGGAGCTCCTAAGAGGTATGTCAGCGAAAAACTCTTACATAAATTCCCGCATCTCCTCGCTGGGGGTACAGACTGGCGTTGACCGAGTTATCTCATAATCCTGAGAGGCACATAAGGCTGGACACGTTGAAACCCCATAAGATTAGAAATAGACGAAGAGAAATGTATATCACCTCTTTTGAGGGGAGTGGGGACCAATGATATACATGTCTTCTTTCTGTCTATTTATCATCTTAATGGGGCTTCGGGTTGTCCAGCCTTATGTGCCTCTCAGAGTTATGAGAAAACTCGGTTGAAGTTAGCCTATGTCCTCAGTTGAGCATGCGGGCATATATCTATGATTTCTGCCCCAACATCCCTCTTAGGAGCTCCGGAATCCTTGAAATCTTGGGAAAATGTTCTGCTCTCAGTCTTCTCAACATTGGCTGGCGGTTCTAGGCTTTAGAGTACTATAGGAATTGAGTATTCAAACCTTGCTACAGACGAAAGCCTGGTATTTAAGTTGAAAAAGGTTGAAGAGTGGGCCCATTATCTCGTTTCAAACCTTGGTCCTCAAGGATTGCTACCAGTTTTTGTTGTGGTTGCTACCCCTCAAGTTAAGTAAAACCATAAGTTGATAAAAGCAGTTGTACTTGCATGGCAATTCTGCCTCGGAATACATACATATCACTTCCTGAAAGATTGAATATTCGGGGAAGCATTCAAGTTGGTAGAACTTCTCAAATATATGAAAAACGTATTGCCCCTGAAAGTTGGAAGACAACACTAATGATTGGTATGCATTAACTTGTAGTAAGACTTTGGTTCTGGCTTAAAACACAGATCAAGTTGAAATTATATCGAGTTGATCTGTAACTATGGGTCCCCTGTGGACTGCATCAATTGCATGGACATTCTCCAGCATGTCATAAATAACTTTTAATTGTTCTGTTATAGTTTTCTATCCTCTCGTTTGCTTCTGATAGATTAAAGAAAAATGACTGCTGAGTACACGTCATGCTTTTCACACTAAGTTTTATTCATAGCATAACTAATTTTCAGTGGACTAACGCAACAGAAATGCACTGTAGGTATCTGGTGGGAACAGTACGGTGATGCTGCTCCTACATTGCAAAGAGTCGCTATTAAAATACTTAGCCAGGTGTGCAGTACGTTCACTTTTGAGCGACATTGGAGCACATTTCAGCAAATCCATTCTGAGAAGCGCAATAAGATTGATAAGGAAACACTTTTAGACCTTGTTTACATAAATTATAATCTGAAGCTAGCAAGGTATTTGGTTTCTAAACCTCCCGAGGAAGATCCTCTCCAACTTGATGACATAGATATGACATCTGAGTGGGTGGAAGAAGCAGAAAATCCTAGTCCAACTCAGTGGCTTGATAGATTTGGTTCAGGTCTGGATGGTAATGACTTGAACACACGACAATTTACTGCTGCAATATTTGGTCCTGGTGACAACATATTTGGTTTGTGATCACGTTGACTGCTCACCCCTTAAGTGCACATACACATTTAGTCAACATAATAGTGTTCTTCTTTCAAGTAGtgtgttttttcttcttcttcttcatgtaaATACATAGTTTGATGTTCTTACCGAACTTAATCAGCAATCCAACCTTCCATTGCATTTACACGGGTGGTGCAGTGGCTCGTATCGTGTTGGGCAATGCCCAGCAATGACAATTGAATAGAACCCGACACTCGGGCCACAAAATTGACATGGATGAAGAATAATCGCTACCAGCCAGACATCAGTTATATAAAAGTTAATAATAGGAGTCCCCAGAAAATATCTCATCAGCACACACGTAAATGGGTAAAACGTACATTTACAATGGGATTATAAGGTTTGAATTATAATGTATTGACACACTCATTACATTACATGctcattaaaattattatgatgaattgccTAGCAATTGAGCTGCTGCCTTATCTTTATCGTTGTCATTCATCAGTAAGGCATCTGCAACACTGTTTGATGAGAATCCCATCTCTTTCAAGAGAGTATATCCCTCCACAAATTCCTTCACCTGAAAGaaatttgttgaagaaatgACGAATGGTTACATTTACTATAGAGACAAGTACTCCTTAATGCTATTGAACAAATTATTATATAACACTTCTCCACTTGACCATGCTGCTATCCCCCGCGGCAATTTAGAATGTCATGATTTGCTTTTTAGtaactaaaattcaaaaattgtaAACATTATTGTAGATATTTCCAAAATGGTTTTATGATGCAGTTGCATCATGTTGTACTTTCATGCACTTTCCAAATTTGTAAAccttattttcaaaaaagaatctAATCATATGCCGATTTCACTACAAAAATTAGTTAAGTTGACTCctcaatgaaaaaaaattgaaaaattcaacCAAGGACGGGGGATCATAAGAAATGGAAATTCTTGTGAGaaatatattcacaataattaattttaagtaattttggTAGATAACTAATTTGACAATGCTCATAGTGCCACATCCAAACAGAAATGTAAGAGAAGCATGAAAAAGATATATACCTTGATCGGATTATCTCCATAATTTGCAACTGCTATGGCCACAGCCTCTCTATTGAAACCAGCTGTTGCGTATTTGTTCATCATAAGATCTCCAGTGTATCCCTATattcaagaaagaaatatatatCCAAGTAAGAaaacaattcattcaaatttcAACCAAAAGACCACATATCAGAATCATGTTGAGCTTCTTAACTTCAAAACATTCAATGTAATACACATTCCAAAACATCTGGGAAAAAGATTCTTAAAAAAAAGCACATTTATTTATACATACCAAACATTTAAGGAAGCTAACTACCTTTGTCCATAGACTTGATATACAGTGTGAAGTTGACAAGTTCCCTACAGTCTATTTGAGATTACCACTAGGGGTGAAAATATATTAGGCAAGTAGTAACTGATAGATGTATTAATAAGTTGACCCCATGAAAAAAACGATATCTATCCTTTTGGGGGAGAGATATCCTAGTCAGTAGTGTGCTGGATGGAAGCCAACTTATACAAAGTTGCTGTTTCCTATGCCTTCAGCAGTAGAGAAGAAGATGGATTCCATCAAGAATTAGTTCTTATGGGATGGTAATGCTAATAAGGGAAGATTTCACTTAGTAAAGTGGAAAGTGGTTAGGAAtggaaagagagagagagaggtttgGGAGTGAAGAATCTGAAATTACATTACAAGAGTTTATTATTGAAATGGCTATGTATATAAAATAGGGGTGGCAATTAAATCCGCGAAAAACTCAATAATGTTATTCATGGCAGGAAGAATGGTTGGAAACAATATCATCCACAATTGAGAACATCAGGGTTTTTATGGAAAGCCATTGTTGGGATGAGGGATGAGTTTTTACTGTACACTAAATTAGAGGTATGGAGTCAGTATTAAATTTTGGGAAGATACTTGGACTGGGAATACAAATTTGAGAAGCAGTCATGCAGATTTATTCAGATGTTTTGTGCTCGAGGGTGGCTATGATTCTGATTTTGATCCAATCTTCGGCTGGAATCTAGAATTCAGAAGGAACCTAGATGATTAGGTATCAGAAGCTTTTTTATCAACTTACTCCGACTCAACAGTTAGATTCTATTTCAACTGATCAAAATAATGAGGATAGACTGATTTGGATGAACAGCAAGCATAAAACGTTCTCTGACAGTAATTGTTACAAACTGTTATAAAAGCAAAATGGTCAGAGCACATCTAATTAGCCTGGAGGATCATGAGGAAGTCTAAAGCTCCTGTCAAAGCTGCCTCCTTTGGATGGACTGTCACTTGGGAGGCCTCTTATGTTCATAGTAATAATTTACAATAGAGGAGTTCTGCTTTAAGTAGTAGATGCTATTTGTgtgaaaaagagaaatatttaaCATCGGTTTTTGTATTACCGAGTTTCTAGAGAATTATGGTAGTTGTTTTTAATGTAAGTGGTGTTTCTTGAGTAATACCATTATAATGCAGGGATTagcaatacaaaaattatttcttgtcGGGTGTTTGGTTCATTGCACTAAAATTGGATATACAAGATCTCACTTGAACTtacttataaattaaaaagtaatgagTTGATAAAGGTAGTTTTGTCCTTTTGCTACTTTATCCATGTCATGGACTAGTTATTCCATATTGTTGTTGGTATGAATAATAACCAGATTGGTGTTTTACGTTATACAAGGATTAGAAGACTATGTGGCCGAACTTCTaaaatcaactcattttaaaaagtgattttcaaagaatAACTTTGTGAGTTTGTGTTTGGCTAATCAATTTAAAAAGCACTTTTCAGCAGCAATTAGTGTTTAGCCAAGCTTTTTAAAAGTTCGTCTAAGTGTATTTTCTCAAAAGTACttttcaaaaaaagtaaaataattttaaaaattacttctTTAGCTTTTGAAAATCAAGTTTTGTTACCCCAAAAGCTTGACGAAACAccttagtttttaaaaataagcacGGGTGATCTCCCAAAAGGTTGGTCAAACAGGCTATAAGTTATGCATACAACCAAACATCAGATAAAGTTATgccaaattatatatttttttaaaactaacttaTAACAAATGATATACATGATTATTTGAATCCGATGTTTGGTTGTAATTTGAATCACGTACAACTTATAGCCTGTTTGACCAACCTTTTGGGAAGCTAAAAGaggttatttttaaaaaatgattggTAAGCTTTTGGGAGTAGcaaaaattgtttttcaaatCTAAAGAAGGAATTTTTTCCCCCCAAAAATACCTTGTACATCACAACAAACGATCCCTAAGAGTTTGATGGATTGCTGGCAAAGACAATGCATGAAAGCCAAAATAATCTAAAGAACCATTCCCTATGTATTTTGGATTATATGGCTAGAAAAAATAAGGCGTGCTCTAAAGGAAAAAGGAACGGATATTTTAGAATATAGATTTCTTGTCTGCATAACttatatttttggtgtaattGCAGTATGTAGGATAACCCCGATATATGGATATCTTGAGAGATTACTTGATGTTTTGACGTTTTTGGGgttggtttttgtatttttttgtaatatctTAGTAGTTTATTGGTACCATCCTAATTAATAGCAAATGTTCTCTTACtgctctcttcttctcttttttactAGGATTTGTTGTACTTCAGCCGGGGGTAAGGTTAGCACACTTTTCTACCCTCCCCAGGCCCCACATGTGGGATTTCATAGGCTATGTTATTGTTATCTTGGTGTTAATTGATAAAACTTGACCTTACCACAAAAAGGAATATTGTTTTTAAAACCTTTCACCAATACGGCATATTTGGTTGGAGAAATTCAACATGAGGATGAAATTTTGTCTACATGTATCATATTAGCAGCTTCTGTGACATTATCCCCAGGCATAATTGTGGTAAACAGGAACATGATGTTAAGGAAATGATCCTTTACCGGTAGGGTTGCTTATTAACATCGCTTCAAATATCCAGAAGTTCAATCCAGAGAAAGAGCCTGAACAGATATTAAACTCACGCCACATTTGTCATTGACTATAGAAAAAATGT
This window encodes:
- the LOC107015116 gene encoding uncharacterized protein LOC107015116 isoform X3, whose translation is MVREKDVCWEYAEKLDGNKVRCKFCLRILNGGISRLKHHLSRLPSKGVNPCTKVRDDVTDRVRDIIGSKEPPSTKKHKLIETKALANISPEKPLLSVEPITPIARIFPPIGQAISSSGNNQENAERSIALFFFENKIDFGVARSSSYHQMIEAVGKCGSGFIGPSPETLKATWLERIKSEVSLQSKDVEKEWAMTGCTLIAETWTDNKMKALINFLVSSPSRTFFYKSVDASSYFKNLKCLSELFDSIIQDFGPENVVQVIVDNTLHCTGIVNHILQNYGNVFVSPCASQCINAILDEFSKLDWVNRCILQAQSISKFIYNNSPLLDLMKKFTGGQEIIKTGITKSVSNFLSLQCLLKHRSRLKVIFNSPELAANSAYTNKSQSVNCITVLDDNDFWRTAEECVAVSEPFLKVMREVSGGKPAVGTIYELLTRAKESIRTYYIMDEIKCNTFLDIVDKNWKNNLHSPLHSAAAFLNPGIQYNPEVKFLGSIKEDFFRVLEKLLPTPELRRDITTQILLYTRASGMFGCNLAKEAIDTVPPVFADEMRRDLNC
- the LOC107015116 gene encoding uncharacterized protein LOC107015116 isoform X2 is translated as MVREKDVCWEYAEKLDGNKVRCKFCLRILNGGISRLKHHLSRLPSKGVNPCTKVRDDVTDRVRDIIGSKEPPSTKKHKLIETKALANISPEKPLLSVEPITPIARIFPPIGQAISSSGNNQENAERSIALFFFENKIDFGVARSSSYHQMIEAVGKCGSGFIGPSPETLKATWLERIKSEVSLQSKDVEKEWAMTGCTLIAETWTDNKMKALINFLVSSPSRTFFYKSVDASSYFKNLKCLSELFDSIIQDFGPENVVQAQSISKFIYNNSPLLDLMKKFTGGQEIIKTGITKSVSNFLSLQCLLKHRSRLKVIFNSPELAANSAYTNKSQSVNCITVLDDNDFWRTAEECVAVSEPFLKVMREVSGGKPAVGTIYELLTRAKESIRTYYIMDEIKCNTFLDIVDKNWKNNLHSPLHSAAAFLNPGIQYNPEVKFLGSIKEDFFRVLEKLLPTPELRRDITTQILLYTRASGMFGCNLAKEAIDTVPPGIWWEQYGDAAPTLQRVAIKILSQVCSTFTFERHWSTFQQIHSEKRNKIDKETLLDLVYINYNLKLARYLVSKPPEEDPLQLDDIDMTSEWVEEAENPSPTQWLDRFGSGLDGNDLNTRQFTAAIFGPGDNIFGL
- the LOC107015116 gene encoding uncharacterized protein LOC107015116 isoform X1 yields the protein MVREKDVCWEYAEKLDGNKVRCKFCLRILNGGISRLKHHLSRLPSKGVNPCTKVRDDVTDRVRDIIGSKEPPSTKKHKLIETKALANISPEKPLLSVEPITPIARIFPPIGQAISSSGNNQENAERSIALFFFENKIDFGVARSSSYHQMIEAVGKCGSGFIGPSPETLKATWLERIKSEVSLQSKDVEKEWAMTGCTLIAETWTDNKMKALINFLVSSPSRTFFYKSVDASSYFKNLKCLSELFDSIIQDFGPENVVQVIVDNTLHCTGIVNHILQNYGNVFVSPCASQCINAILDEFSKLDWVNRCILQAQSISKFIYNNSPLLDLMKKFTGGQEIIKTGITKSVSNFLSLQCLLKHRSRLKVIFNSPELAANSAYTNKSQSVNCITVLDDNDFWRTAEECVAVSEPFLKVMREVSGGKPAVGTIYELLTRAKESIRTYYIMDEIKCNTFLDIVDKNWKNNLHSPLHSAAAFLNPGIQYNPEVKFLGSIKEDFFRVLEKLLPTPELRRDITTQILLYTRASGMFGCNLAKEAIDTVPPGIWWEQYGDAAPTLQRVAIKILSQVCSTFTFERHWSTFQQIHSEKRNKIDKETLLDLVYINYNLKLARYLVSKPPEEDPLQLDDIDMTSEWVEEAENPSPTQWLDRFGSGLDGNDLNTRQFTAAIFGPGDNIFGL